From the Streptomyces sp. SN-593 genome, the window CGCGCTCACCCACCCGGAGCTCGCCGGCATCCACTTCACCGGCTCCACCAGGACCTTCCAGTACCTGTGGCGCACGGTCGGCGAGAACATCGAGCGCTACCGCTCCTACCCGCGGATCGTCGGCGAGACCGGCGGCAAGGACTTCGTGGTCGCGCACCCTTCGGCCGACCCGGCGGTACTGAGGACCGCGCTCACCCGCGGCTCCTTCGAGTACCAGGGCCAGAAGTGCTCGGCGTCCTCGCGCGCCTACATCCCGCGCTCGATCTGGGAGGGCGGGTTCAAGGAGGAGTTCACCGCCGAGGTGGACGCCATCACCATGGGCGACGTCACCGACCTCACCAACTTCCTCGGCGCCCTGATCGACGGGGCCGCGTTCGCGAAGAACAGGGACGCGATCGAGCGCGCCAAGGCGGACCCGTCCGTCGAGGTGGTGGCCGGCGGCACGTACGACGACTCGGTCGGCTGGTTCGTCCGCCCGACGGTGCTGGTCTCCACCGACCCGGACCACGAGATCTTCCGCGAGGAGTACTTCGGCCCGCTGCTGGCGGTGCACGTCTACGACGACGGCGACGACGCGGCCTTCGACGCGATGCTCGACCAGATGGAGTCCGTGGCGTCCTACGCGCTGACCGGCTCGGTCATCGCCCGCGACCGCGCCGCCGTGGCGCACGTGATGGACCGGCTGCGGTTCGCCGCCGGCAACTTCTACGTCAACGACAAGTCGACCGGCGCCGTGGTCGGCCAGCAGCCCTTCGGCGGGGCACGCGCCTCGGGCACCAACGACAAGGCGGGCTCCGCGCAGAACCTGCTGCGCTGGACCTCGACCCGGGCGATCAAGGAGGCGCTGGTCCCGCCGACCGACTACCGCTACCCGCACCAGGGCTGAGCGCCCGCCCGGCCCCGCCGTCCACCGCCCCCGTCTCCCGGCCTCGGAGACGGGGGCGGTCCCCTGTGTACGGCCGAACGAACGACCGGTCGTCTCAGATAGTAGGAAGTCCGAGTAATCCTGACGACAAGGCGACCGCTGTGTCCTAACTTTGAATGAGCCGAACGTTTCCCGCTCGACCGAGCGGACGGCGGATGCGAGCCAGGCGCCCTTCAGGCGGGTCACCCCCGCGGCGCGGCTCTCCGCCCGCGTTCCGTGGCACGTCTCGCCTCCACCCGTCTGCACCGGACTTCCCACGGAGTTGATTCCCATGGACGACGACGCCCGCCAGAACGCCCTGCGCGCCCTCCAGCGCTCGATGGACCGCCGCGACAACGGCGGCTCCACCGGACACGAACGCTGAGCCGCAGCCGGCACCGCTTCCCCCCGACTCCCGAGCCTGCGTCCGACATGCGGACGTGCCGTGTCAGAGGTCAAGACGCGGAGTAGGGTGCCCGCATGTCTCGCAGCATCAACCTCGCAGTGATCCCCGGCGACGGAATCGGTCAGGAAGTCGTCGCCGAGGGTCTCAAAGTCCTCGCCGCGGCCCTCCCGCAGGAAACCAAGCTGGAGACGAAGGAGTACGACTTCGGCGCCAAGCGGTACCACGCCACCGGTCAGACCCTCACCGACGCGGACCTCGCGGAGCTCAAGGCCCACGACGCGATCCTGCTCGGTGCGATCGGCGACCCGTCCGTGCCGTCCGGTGTGCTGGAGCGCGGCTTCCTGCTGAAGCTGCGGTTCGCCTTCGACCACTTCGTCAACCTCCGGCCCAGCAAGCTGCTCCCGGGTGTGGGCACCCCGCTCGCGGGCAGCCCCGACATCGACTTCGTGGTGGTCCGCGAGGGCACCGAGGGCCCCTACACCGGCAACGGCGGCGCGATCAGGACCGGCACCCCGGCCGAGGTCGCCACCGAGGTGAGCCTCAACACCGCCTACGGCATCGAGCGCGTGGTGCGCGACGCGTACGCCCGCGCCCAGGCCCGACCGCGCAAGAAGCTCACGCTGGTGCACAAGAACAACGTGCTGGTGCACGCCGGCGGCCTGTGGACCCGGATCTTCCAGGAGGTCGGCCGGGAGTACCCCGAGGTCACCACCGACTACCTGCACGTCGACGCCACGATGATCTTCCTGGTGACGCAGCCCGAGCGGTTCGACGTGATCGTCACCGACAACCTGTTCGGCGACATCGTCACCGACCTCGCCGCCGCCGTCTCCGGCGGCATCGGCGTGGCCGCGAGCGGCAACATCAACCCCAGCGGCGAGTTCCCCTCGATGTTCGAGCCCGTGCACGGCTCGGCCCCGGACATCGCCGGCCAGTCCAAGGCCGACCCGACCGCGACGGTGCTGTCCGTCGCGCTGTTGCTGCGGCACCTCGGCTACGACGCGGAGGCCGACCGGATCGACGCCGCCGTCCGGACCGACCTCGCCGAGCGCGCCGGCGGCCCGGCCCGCTCCACGGTCGAGATCGGCGACGCGCTGGCGGCACGGGTGGCCGGCTGACCTCAGGGAAGCGGGCCCGCCCGGGTACCACTCGGCCCCGTCGCTGCGATAATCGGTGACGGGGCCGCTTCATGGCGGGAAAGTAGGACGTCCTAGCAGTACGGCCGAGGGCGTCAGCGACACGGTGAAGGAACTGAAGATGACGACGCCCACGATCGAGCTGAAACCCTCCTCGCACCCGCTGTCCGCGGCCGAGCGCGGGGCGATCCTCGCCGACCCCGGTTTCGGGCGGTACTTCACCGACCACATGGTCACCATCAAGTGGACCGACGGCCGCGGCTGGCACGACGCGCAGCTCGTCCCGTACGCACCGCTGTCGATCGACCCGGCGAACATGACGCTGCACTACGCGCAGACGATCTTCGAGGGGCTCAAGGCGTACCGCCAGCCCGACGGCGGGGTGGCCACCTTCCGGCCCGAGGCCAACGCCCGGCGCTTCCAGGCGTCCTCGCGGCGGCTGGCGATGCCCGAACTGCCGGTGGAGACCTTCGTCGAGGCGTGCGACGTGCTGGTCCGCCAGGACAAGGAGTGGGTGCCCACCGAGGGCGAGGCGTCCCTCTACCTGCGGCCCTTCATGATCGCCACCGAGGTCGGCCTCGGTGTCCGCCCCGCCCGCGAGTACCTCTTCCTGGTCATCGCCTCCCCGGCCGGCGCCTACTTCTCCGGCGGCGTCCAGCCGGTCTCGGTCTGGCTGTCCGAGGAGTACGTGCGGGCGGCCCCCGGCGGCACCGGCGCGGCCAAGACCGGCGGCAACTACGCGGCGTCCCTGGTCGCCCAGGCGCAGGCCATCGAGCACGGCTGCGACCAGGTGGTCTGGCTCGACGCGACCGAGCGCCGCTGGATCGAGGAGATGGGGGGCATGAACCTGTACTTCGTCTACGGCAACCGCATCGTCACCCCCTCGCTCACCGGCTCGCTGCTCCCCGGCATCACCCGCGACTCGCTGCTGACGATCGCCGCCGACCTCGGCTACGAGGTCGGCGAGGGCCGGATCAGCGTGGAGGACTGGAAGCGGGGTAACGAGGACGGCACCCTCACCGAGGTGTTCGCCTGCGGCACCGCGGCCGTGATCACCCCGGTCGGCTCGATCAAGTCCACCCGGGCGAACTGGACGGTGGGCGACGGCGGGCCGGGCGAGGTCACCCTGCGGCTGCGCTCGGCGCTGCTCGACATCCAGACCGGCCAGGCGCCCGACCCGCACGGCTGGATGCACCCGCTCGGCGCGTAGGGCGCCCGACGGTGCCCCGGGGCGCGGTGGAGTTGCTCCCCGCGCCCCAGGGGGCCGCCCTCCCGCCGCAGCGCTCCTCCTGCCGCCGCCCCGCTCAGAACGTGAGACGGTGACCCGAATGGCGGAAAGGTGTGCCACACTGCTGGCGTGTCCTCGTACGCCATGCTGATTATCGGCCGCAGGCACGCCGGTCCGCAGTGACGCTTCCGCTGAACCCAGGTGGAACGTCATCGTGCCCCAGACCCGCGTGCTGACCTCTCGCATCCGCGAGGGGTTTTTTCGTTTCCAGGCCCACCCGCGCCGGAGGCGAGAGCGCACGAGGAGACTGGGGGCAAGTGGAGTCGGAACCTCCGGATGAACGCCGTCCGGGGCCAACCCCACCCACCCGACAGGAGTTGCAACCACCATGACCGCCGAACCCGACGACAGCTTCCACGTCTTCGACACCACGTTGCGCGACGGCGCGCAGCGCGAGGGCATCAACCTCACCGTCGCCGACAAGCTGAGCATCGCGCGGCACCTGGACGACTTCGGCGTGGGCTTCATCGAGGGCGGCTGGCCCGGCGCCAATCCCCGCGACACCGAGTTCTTCGCCCGCGCCGCCGCCGAACTCGACCTGAAGCACGCCACCCTGGTCGCCTTCGGCGCGACCCGCCGCCCCGGTGCCAAGGCCGCCGACGACCCGCAGGTCA encodes:
- the pruA gene encoding L-glutamate gamma-semialdehyde dehydrogenase, coding for MDAVTQVPAPVNEPVHTYAPGSPERARLEAKLKELAGNPIDLPLVIGGQERMGRGDRFDVVQPHNHAARLGTSAAADGQDAKDAVDAALAAAPAWRATSFDDRAAIFLRAAELLAGPWRETLAASTMLGQSKTVQQAEIDSPCELVDFWRFNVHYARQILAEQPVANAPGVWNRLDHRPLEGFVYAITPFNFTAIAGNLPTAPALMGNVVVWKPSPTQTHSALLLMRLLKEAGLPDGVINLVTGPGAAVSEVALTHPELAGIHFTGSTRTFQYLWRTVGENIERYRSYPRIVGETGGKDFVVAHPSADPAVLRTALTRGSFEYQGQKCSASSRAYIPRSIWEGGFKEEFTAEVDAITMGDVTDLTNFLGALIDGAAFAKNRDAIERAKADPSVEVVAGGTYDDSVGWFVRPTVLVSTDPDHEIFREEYFGPLLAVHVYDDGDDAAFDAMLDQMESVASYALTGSVIARDRAAVAHVMDRLRFAAGNFYVNDKSTGAVVGQQPFGGARASGTNDKAGSAQNLLRWTSTRAIKEALVPPTDYRYPHQG
- a CDS encoding 3-isopropylmalate dehydrogenase; translated protein: MSRSINLAVIPGDGIGQEVVAEGLKVLAAALPQETKLETKEYDFGAKRYHATGQTLTDADLAELKAHDAILLGAIGDPSVPSGVLERGFLLKLRFAFDHFVNLRPSKLLPGVGTPLAGSPDIDFVVVREGTEGPYTGNGGAIRTGTPAEVATEVSLNTAYGIERVVRDAYARAQARPRKKLTLVHKNNVLVHAGGLWTRIFQEVGREYPEVTTDYLHVDATMIFLVTQPERFDVIVTDNLFGDIVTDLAAAVSGGIGVAASGNINPSGEFPSMFEPVHGSAPDIAGQSKADPTATVLSVALLLRHLGYDAEADRIDAAVRTDLAERAGGPARSTVEIGDALAARVAG
- a CDS encoding branched-chain amino acid aminotransferase — its product is MTTPTIELKPSSHPLSAAERGAILADPGFGRYFTDHMVTIKWTDGRGWHDAQLVPYAPLSIDPANMTLHYAQTIFEGLKAYRQPDGGVATFRPEANARRFQASSRRLAMPELPVETFVEACDVLVRQDKEWVPTEGEASLYLRPFMIATEVGLGVRPAREYLFLVIASPAGAYFSGGVQPVSVWLSEEYVRAAPGGTGAAKTGGNYAASLVAQAQAIEHGCDQVVWLDATERRWIEEMGGMNLYFVYGNRIVTPSLTGSLLPGITRDSLLTIAADLGYEVGEGRISVEDWKRGNEDGTLTEVFACGTAAVITPVGSIKSTRANWTVGDGGPGEVTLRLRSALLDIQTGQAPDPHGWMHPLGA